One segment of Alnus glutinosa chromosome 2, dhAlnGlut1.1, whole genome shotgun sequence DNA contains the following:
- the LOC133861227 gene encoding uncharacterized protein LOC133861227, translating to MPTRMEEAPSVVMERAGKIIRLSIYTFLKNFHYFTTTAVLLMLPFSASVLLSQALFPSFSPPSSIIHAHFKSLFHAAGFPSSWLFVSLLNMNLSQTIFGYFLSLPFILSSLIIAKASIIQALSDHNHNHKPPFISFMSLYKPLLITHLCNLILNMTINMAAFNTIRASVFFSNNPIFLLVISTVLYSILANMVVVCNLALVVAGMGSCNGYLAIHKALLLRRGTNSTALLLSLPLSCGLAAIEALFRYRVVRAYHHPHGRPAAFMALEGLLVGYLYSLLVVLDTIACCLFFKSCRSNFWIDEEDQDRHYPPRNLDKGGGDSEF from the exons ATGCCCACTAGAATGGAAGAAGCCCCATCTGTTGTGATGGAGAGAGCAGGAAAAATCATCAGGTTATCAATCTACACCTTTCTGAAAAACTTTCACTACTTCACCACCACCGCAGTTCTTCTTATGCTACCTTTCTCTGCCTCAGTCCTCCTATCACAAGcccttttcccttctttttcacCACCTTCCTCCATCATTCATGCTCACTTCAAATCCCTTTTCCATGCTGCAGGATTTCCTTCCTCTTGGCTATTTGTTTCTCTTCTCAATATGAATCTTTCTCAAACCATTTTTGGCTATTTCCTGAGTCTCCCTTTTATACTCTCCTCCCTTATCATCGCTAAAGCGTCTATAATTCAAGCTCTAAGTGACCACAACCACAACCACAAACCtccttttatctcttttatGTCGCTTTACAAGCCTCTCCTGATAACCCACCTCTGCAATTTGATCCTCAACATGACTATCAACATGGCTGCCTTTAATACCATTAGAGCTTCTGTGTTCTTTTCCAACAATCCCATTTTTTTGCTTGTAATCTCAACTGTTCTCTACTCCATACTTGCCAACATGGTGGTTGTATGCAACTTAGCTTTAGTTGTGGCTGGGATGGGGAGCTGCAACGGCTATTTGGCCATTCACAAGGCTCTTTTGCTTAGAAGGGGTACAAATTCAACGGCTCTGTTGTTGTCTCTCCCTCTCAGTTGTGGTCTTGCTGCTATTGAGGCCCTGTTCCGGTACCGGGTTGTAAGAGCTTATCATCACCCCCATGGAAGGCCTGCTGCGTTTATGGCCTTGGAGGGGCTGCTCGTTGGTTACTTGTATTCACTCCTTGTTGTTCTTGATACAATTGCTTGTTGCTTGTTCTTCAAGAGCTGTAGATCAAATTTTTGGATTGATGAAGAAGATCAAGACAGGCACTACCCTCCAAG AAATTTGGACAAAGGAGGGGGAGACTCCGAGTTCTGA